In one Arthrobacter jinronghuae genomic region, the following are encoded:
- a CDS encoding SDR family NAD(P)-dependent oxidoreductase → MNDTWNEHSIPDQQGRVAVVTGANTGLGFETARMLAARGAAVVLAVRDLQKGKQAAARIAGDVTVQALDMTSLDSIRSAADSIRAAHPSIDLLINNAGVMYTPKGTTVDGFELQFGTNHLGHFALTGLLLDLLLPVPGSRVVTVSSTGHRIRAAIHFDDLQWERSYNRVAAYGQAKLANLMFTYELQRRLAPYGTTIAAAAHPGVSNTELARNAPAAIRIPFSWLAPLLTQKPEMGALPTLRAATDPDVAGGQYYGPGNRTQTRGYPKLVTSSPASHDVAVQQRLWTISEELTGVKFPLG, encoded by the coding sequence ATGAATGACACCTGGAACGAACATTCCATCCCCGATCAGCAAGGCAGGGTGGCAGTTGTAACCGGAGCCAACACCGGACTTGGCTTCGAAACCGCCAGAATGCTTGCCGCGCGCGGGGCCGCGGTGGTCCTGGCCGTGCGTGATCTCCAGAAGGGCAAGCAGGCCGCTGCCCGCATCGCCGGTGACGTTACGGTGCAGGCGCTGGACATGACGTCCCTCGATTCGATCCGGTCCGCAGCGGACAGCATCCGGGCGGCCCACCCGAGCATTGATCTGTTGATCAATAATGCCGGGGTGATGTACACGCCGAAGGGGACCACAGTGGACGGCTTCGAGCTGCAGTTCGGCACCAACCACCTTGGCCACTTCGCCCTTACCGGGCTGCTGCTGGACCTGCTCCTGCCCGTACCCGGCTCGCGCGTCGTTACGGTCAGCAGCACCGGGCATCGTATCCGGGCGGCCATCCACTTCGATGACCTTCAATGGGAGCGCTCGTACAACCGCGTCGCCGCCTACGGTCAGGCCAAACTGGCCAACCTGATGTTCACGTACGAACTGCAGCGCCGGCTCGCGCCCTATGGCACGACGATCGCAGCCGCCGCCCATCCCGGCGTATCCAACACCGAACTCGCCCGGAATGCCCCCGCCGCGATTCGGATCCCCTTCTCCTGGCTCGCTCCGCTGCTCACCCAGAAGCCCGAAATGGGTGCCCTGCCCACCCTGCGTGCTGCCACCGACCCGGACGTAGCCGGCGGCCAGTACTACGGTCCGGGCAACCGGACCCAGACGAGGGGCTATCCGAAGCTGGTCACATCCAGCCCCGCCTCACATGACGTAGCCGTCCAGCAGCGCCTCTGGACCATTTCAGAGGAACTCACCGGAGTGAAATTTCCGCTGGGCTGA
- a CDS encoding SDR family oxidoreductase, with amino-acid sequence MADNVPALAVTGATGALGGAVARMLAEAGVRQRLLARHTARLPELPNTPVFAASYLDRPQAVSALRGVHTLFMVSAAESPHRVEDHCTFVDAAVDAGVQHIVYTSFMGAAPDAVFTLARDHAATEEYIASSQGLEHTFLRDCLYQDVLPTFVQPDGVMRGPAGEGSFAPVARRDVARTAVKILLSPEQHRNRAYTLTGPAELSMEEVAGILSRATGTPVRYQAETYDEAVASRMKSGAARWQAEAWASSYQAIAAGQLAPASPDIERLTGIAPLGFEDYLQQTRN; translated from the coding sequence ATGGCGGATAATGTTCCTGCCCTCGCCGTTACAGGAGCCACCGGTGCCCTGGGCGGAGCGGTTGCCCGGATGCTGGCCGAGGCCGGGGTCCGGCAGCGGCTGCTCGCGCGGCACACCGCCCGGCTGCCTGAGCTGCCGAATACCCCCGTTTTCGCGGCGTCCTACCTGGACCGGCCGCAGGCGGTCAGTGCCCTGCGCGGCGTGCACACCCTGTTCATGGTGTCGGCCGCGGAGAGCCCGCACCGGGTGGAGGACCACTGCACCTTTGTGGACGCGGCCGTCGATGCCGGCGTGCAGCACATTGTCTACACGTCCTTCATGGGTGCGGCGCCCGACGCCGTCTTCACGCTGGCCCGTGACCATGCCGCCACGGAGGAGTACATCGCCTCCAGTCAGGGCCTGGAGCACACGTTCCTGCGCGACTGCCTGTACCAGGACGTGCTTCCGACCTTTGTCCAGCCCGACGGCGTCATGCGCGGTCCGGCGGGAGAGGGGAGTTTCGCCCCGGTGGCGCGGAGGGATGTTGCCCGCACAGCCGTGAAGATCCTGTTGTCACCGGAGCAGCACCGGAACCGCGCCTACACCCTGACCGGCCCCGCCGAGCTGAGCATGGAAGAGGTTGCCGGCATCCTGTCCCGGGCGACCGGAACCCCCGTGAGGTACCAGGCGGAAACCTATGACGAGGCCGTGGCCTCCCGAATGAAGAGCGGCGCCGCCCGATGGCAGGCGGAGGCATGGGCCAGCAGCTACCAGGCCATTGCCGCGGGCCAGCTGGCACCGGCCAGCCCGGACATTGAACGGCTCACCGGTATTGCCCCGCTGGGGTTCGAGGATTACCTCCAGCAAACCCGTAACTGA
- a CDS encoding TetR/AcrR family transcriptional regulator yields the protein MTFQRARSEEQKEMRRQAILDTAASMLNEMPVAAVSLNELSRRVGLAKSNVLRYFESREAVLLELLDDFLGSWLAVLAEELSEGIESSAAPEVRTNQLAGILSRSLADRPVLCDLFGAQGGVLEHNVSVEVAKRHKRSSLARLETMTELVQRHVPELGDSAQRFCLISLVTAGALSSYVPAPASLLAAYAEEPALGVLHVDLQDALRVAFTSALMGVLPRA from the coding sequence GTGACATTCCAACGTGCACGCAGCGAGGAGCAGAAGGAAATGCGCCGGCAGGCCATTCTGGATACAGCGGCCTCCATGCTCAACGAGATGCCCGTGGCCGCGGTGAGCCTCAACGAGCTCAGCCGTCGGGTGGGTCTGGCCAAGTCAAATGTCCTACGCTACTTCGAGTCGCGTGAGGCAGTGCTGTTGGAACTGCTGGACGACTTCCTGGGCAGCTGGCTCGCCGTGCTGGCAGAGGAGCTGTCCGAAGGCATCGAGTCATCTGCGGCACCGGAAGTACGGACGAACCAGCTGGCCGGGATCCTCAGCAGGTCATTGGCGGACCGTCCGGTTCTGTGCGACCTCTTCGGCGCGCAGGGCGGCGTCCTGGAGCACAATGTCTCAGTCGAAGTCGCCAAGCGGCACAAACGTTCCTCGCTGGCCAGGCTCGAGACCATGACCGAACTCGTGCAGCGCCATGTTCCCGAGCTCGGGGACAGTGCGCAGCGGTTCTGCCTGATAAGCCTTGTCACGGCTGGCGCCCTGTCCTCCTACGTTCCGGCGCCGGCCAGCCTCCTCGCCGCCTATGCCGAGGAGCCCGCACTTGGCGTACTCCATGTGGATCTGCAGGATGCCCTCCGGGTCGCCTTCACCTCGGCACTCATGGGCGTGCTGCCACGCGCCTGA
- a CDS encoding DUF4287 domain-containing protein, with protein sequence MSFQAYLDAVEEKTGLTPRQLVDIAAAKGFSGGNVKAGDILEWLKTDYGIGRGHGMALVHVIKNGAQIDQKHVGTTGTHRDDSETLWLDGKATKPA encoded by the coding sequence ATGTCTTTTCAGGCCTATCTCGACGCAGTTGAAGAAAAAACAGGACTAACACCCCGCCAGCTTGTGGATATCGCCGCAGCGAAAGGGTTCAGCGGAGGAAACGTCAAGGCCGGCGATATCCTCGAATGGCTCAAGACCGACTACGGAATCGGACGCGGTCACGGGATGGCACTCGTCCACGTCATTAAGAATGGTGCCCAAATAGACCAGAAACACGTCGGCACCACGGGAACACACCGGGACGATTCCGAAACCCTGTGGCTCGACGGCAAGGCCACCAAGCCCGCCTGA
- a CDS encoding aldo/keto reductase: MTSYNRLGNSGLTVSTVGLGCNNLGRPGTPTESQEGTDAVVNAAVDAGITLFDVADAYGRTPGLSEEMLGKALGNRRDDVVVATKFGMDMKGVNGADFGARGSRRYIVKAAEASLRRLNTDWIDLYQFHTPDPLTPIEETLAALDDLVTSGKVRYIGHSNRAGWQIAEAEFVARMGGFTPFISSQNHYNLLDRRAELEVTPAAEAYGLGVLPYFPLANGLLTGKYSSGKAPEGSRLTHSRTNLLENADFGQLGEFGRFAAERGLTEVQVAFSWLAAQPSVASVIAGATKVEQVQQNADAVCWEPSEKDLEELDRIFPKTPKVALF, translated from the coding sequence ATGACTTCATATAACAGACTCGGAAATTCCGGCCTGACCGTCTCCACGGTCGGACTGGGTTGCAACAACCTGGGCCGTCCGGGGACGCCCACGGAATCGCAGGAGGGCACCGACGCCGTCGTCAATGCCGCCGTCGACGCCGGCATCACGCTTTTTGATGTGGCTGACGCCTACGGGCGTACCCCGGGGCTCAGCGAGGAAATGCTGGGCAAGGCGCTGGGCAACCGCCGCGACGACGTGGTGGTGGCAACCAAATTCGGCATGGACATGAAGGGTGTCAACGGCGCAGACTTCGGTGCCCGGGGATCCCGGCGGTACATCGTGAAGGCTGCTGAGGCTTCCCTGCGCCGCCTGAACACGGACTGGATTGACCTCTACCAGTTCCACACCCCGGACCCGCTGACGCCCATCGAGGAGACCCTTGCGGCCCTCGATGACCTGGTGACCAGCGGCAAGGTCCGGTACATCGGACACTCCAACCGAGCGGGATGGCAGATTGCCGAAGCGGAGTTTGTGGCCCGGATGGGCGGCTTCACACCGTTCATCTCCTCACAGAACCATTACAACCTGCTGGACCGCCGGGCCGAGCTGGAGGTCACTCCGGCCGCTGAAGCCTACGGATTGGGCGTGCTGCCCTACTTCCCACTGGCCAACGGCCTGCTCACGGGCAAATACAGCAGCGGCAAGGCTCCGGAAGGCAGCCGGTTGACGCACTCCCGGACCAACCTCCTGGAGAACGCGGACTTCGGGCAGCTTGGGGAGTTTGGCCGGTTCGCAGCCGAGCGCGGCCTCACCGAGGTGCAGGTGGCCTTCTCCTGGCTTGCCGCCCAGCCGTCGGTGGCCTCCGTGATTGCCGGTGCCACCAAGGTGGAGCAGGTGCAGCAGAATGCCGACGCCGTGTGCTGGGAGCCGTCGGAGAAGGACCTGGAAGAACTGGACCGGATCTTCCCGAAGACGCCGAAGGTTGCTTTGTTCTAA
- the dxs gene encoding 1-deoxy-D-xylulose-5-phosphate synthase, which produces MGLLETIRDPRDLSRLSLTQLKRLAEEIRSFLITNVAQTGGHLGPNLGVVELTMGIHRVFDSPRDSIVFDTGHQSYVHKILTGRQDFATLRQQGGMSGYPSRAESVHDIVESSHASSSLSWADGISRARQLSGEGDRYTVVMVGDGALTGGMAWEALNNIAADQRRRVVIVVNDNGRSYAPTIGGLADYLASLRPTIDAVRTHHAYENTLGWWRDRLQKGGPAGRFAYRSLHAAKKGIKDWWTPQGLFEDLGMKYVGPIDGHDLDAVERALHKAKNYAGPVIVHAMTEKGRGYAPARAHEADQFHAVGIIDPETGAPVEPGSKESWTSVFATEIAEIADERTDIVGITGAMLIPVGLHRFAERHPDRVFDVGIAEQHALTSAAGMAFGGLHPVVALYATFLNRAFDQLLMDVALHKAGVTIVLDRAGVTGPDGASHHGMWDMSMLQIVPGLHLAAPRDATRLKEELREAVAISDAPSVVRFSKGTVGSDIDAVERTSDGVDILARRPTGDSSNDVLIVSVGAMADMALDVADRLGAQGISSTVVDPRWVLPVPRSIIRIAADHRIVIVIEDGVRAGGVGSRIRQEMRAAGVDTALNEVGLPAEFLDHGSRSEVLERVGLTARQIANDVVAQVLGTKVPFARPLPGSEMPTGQVPKIQ; this is translated from the coding sequence TTGGGACTTCTGGAAACAATCCGGGATCCTCGGGACCTCAGCAGGCTTTCGCTGACACAGCTGAAGCGGCTTGCTGAAGAGATCCGTTCATTTCTGATCACGAACGTCGCGCAGACCGGCGGGCACCTCGGCCCGAACCTGGGCGTGGTGGAACTGACCATGGGCATCCACCGGGTCTTTGATTCCCCGCGGGACAGCATTGTCTTCGACACCGGGCACCAGTCCTACGTGCACAAGATCCTCACCGGCCGCCAGGACTTCGCCACACTGCGCCAGCAGGGCGGCATGTCCGGTTATCCCTCGCGTGCCGAGTCGGTCCACGACATCGTGGAAAGCTCCCACGCCTCCTCCTCGCTCTCCTGGGCGGACGGCATCTCCCGTGCCCGGCAGCTCAGCGGCGAAGGCGACCGCTACACCGTGGTCATGGTGGGCGACGGCGCCCTGACCGGCGGCATGGCCTGGGAAGCCCTGAACAACATAGCCGCGGACCAGCGCCGCCGTGTAGTGATTGTGGTCAATGACAACGGCCGCTCCTACGCCCCGACCATCGGCGGCCTCGCCGACTACCTGGCGTCCCTGCGGCCCACCATCGACGCGGTGCGCACGCACCACGCCTATGAGAACACCCTCGGCTGGTGGCGCGACCGCCTGCAGAAGGGCGGTCCTGCAGGTCGGTTCGCCTACCGCAGCCTGCACGCCGCTAAGAAGGGCATCAAGGACTGGTGGACTCCGCAGGGCCTCTTCGAGGACCTCGGCATGAAGTATGTGGGACCCATCGACGGCCACGACCTTGACGCCGTCGAACGCGCCCTGCACAAGGCCAAGAACTACGCCGGTCCGGTCATTGTGCACGCCATGACCGAGAAGGGCCGCGGCTACGCTCCGGCCCGCGCCCACGAGGCGGACCAGTTCCACGCGGTCGGGATCATTGACCCGGAAACGGGTGCCCCCGTGGAGCCGGGCAGCAAGGAGTCCTGGACGTCCGTATTCGCCACGGAGATCGCCGAGATTGCGGACGAACGCACCGATATCGTCGGAATCACCGGTGCCATGCTTATCCCGGTGGGCCTTCACCGTTTTGCCGAGCGGCATCCGGACCGGGTGTTCGACGTCGGCATCGCCGAACAGCACGCCCTCACCTCTGCCGCAGGCATGGCCTTCGGCGGCCTGCACCCGGTGGTGGCGCTGTACGCGACCTTCCTGAACCGTGCGTTCGACCAGCTGCTGATGGACGTCGCCCTGCACAAGGCCGGCGTGACCATCGTCCTGGACCGGGCCGGCGTCACGGGCCCGGACGGCGCCAGCCACCATGGCATGTGGGACATGTCCATGCTGCAGATTGTCCCCGGGCTGCACCTGGCTGCGCCGCGCGACGCCACCCGGCTGAAGGAGGAGCTGCGCGAAGCCGTGGCCATCTCCGATGCCCCCAGCGTGGTGCGCTTCTCCAAGGGCACCGTGGGAAGCGATATCGATGCCGTGGAGCGGACCTCCGACGGCGTGGACATCCTGGCCCGGCGCCCCACCGGGGACAGCTCCAATGACGTCCTGATCGTCAGCGTGGGCGCCATGGCGGATATGGCCCTGGACGTCGCCGACCGGCTCGGCGCGCAGGGCATCAGTTCCACCGTCGTGGATCCGCGCTGGGTGCTGCCCGTGCCGCGGTCCATCATCCGCATTGCCGCCGACCACCGGATTGTCATTGTGATCGAAGATGGCGTCCGGGCCGGCGGGGTGGGCTCGCGGATCCGGCAGGAAATGCGGGCCGCGGGCGTGGACACCGCATTGAACGAGGTCGGGCTGCCGGCCGAGTTCCTGGACCACGGCAGCCGCAGCGAGGTGCTGGAGCGGGTCGGGCTGACCGCCCGGCAGATTGCCAACGACGTCGTCGCCCAGGTCCTCGGCACGAAGGTGCCGTTTGCCCGGCCGCTGCCCGGCTCCGAAATGCCGACGGGGCAGGTACCGAAGATCCAGTAG
- a CDS encoding aconitate hydratase, whose protein sequence is MTNVDSFGSKGVLDVKGSEYEIFRLNSVEGAQSLPFSLKVLLENLLRTEDGANITADHVRALAQWDADAEPSTEIQFTPARVIMQDFTGVPCIVDLATMREAVADLGGDPKRVNPLAPAEMVIDHSVQIDAFGNSGALERNMEIEYQRNGERYQFLRWGQTAFDDFKVVPPGMGIVHQVNIEYLARTVMTREVDGVLRAYPDTCVGTDSHTTMVNGLGVLGWGVGGIEAEAAMLGQPVSMLIPRVVGFKLTGEIPAGATATDVVLTITEMLRKHGVVGKFVEFYGEGVGAVPLANRATIGNMSPEFGSTAAIFPIDDVTLEYLRLTGRSEENVALVEAYAKEQGLWHDPSKEIKYSEYLELDLSTVVSSIAGPKRPQDRVELTNAKTQFRNDLKNYVHETVEAENGTVDETLEETFPASDAPSFNANATTVEDHDHDLVAEADAPAERATNSVPVTMADGRSFELDHGAVTIASITSCTNTSNPSVMMAAAVLARNAVDKGLASKPWVKTSVAPGSKVVTDYYEKSGLIPYLEKLGFFVVGYGCATCIGNSGPLEEEISEAINEADLAVTAVLSGNRNFEGRINPDVKMNYLASPPLVVAYALAGTMDFDFENDPLGQDEAGNDIFLKDIWPNPVEVQQIIDASIDQKMFSDSYNTIFEGDERWKSLPTPEGATFEWDAESTYVRKPPYFEGMKAEPEPVSDIEGARVLLKLGDSVTTDHISPAGSFKSDTPAGKYLLEHGVARKDFNSYGSRRGNHEVMIRGTFANIRIKNQLLDGVEGGFTRDFSQADAPQAAVYDAAMNYQAAGTPLVVLAGKEYGSGSSRDWAAKGTALLGVKAVVAESYERIHRSNLIGMGVLPLQYPAGVNAESLGLTGTETFSVEGVTELNNGTTPKTVKVTATPENGEAITFDAVLRIDTPGEADYYRNGGILQYVLRQISAK, encoded by the coding sequence ATGACTAATGTGGACAGCTTCGGATCCAAGGGCGTCTTAGACGTCAAAGGTTCCGAGTATGAAATTTTCCGGCTGAATTCCGTCGAAGGCGCCCAGAGCCTTCCGTTCAGCCTCAAGGTCCTGCTGGAGAACCTGCTCCGCACCGAAGACGGTGCAAACATCACGGCAGACCATGTACGTGCCCTGGCGCAGTGGGACGCAGACGCAGAGCCCAGCACCGAAATCCAGTTCACCCCTGCCCGGGTGATCATGCAGGACTTCACCGGCGTACCCTGCATCGTTGACCTGGCTACCATGCGCGAGGCAGTTGCCGATCTCGGCGGCGACCCCAAGCGTGTGAACCCGCTGGCACCTGCCGAAATGGTCATTGACCACTCCGTGCAGATCGATGCCTTCGGCAACTCCGGCGCCCTCGAGCGCAACATGGAGATCGAATACCAGCGCAACGGCGAGCGGTACCAGTTCCTCCGCTGGGGCCAGACGGCGTTCGATGACTTCAAGGTCGTTCCCCCGGGAATGGGCATTGTGCACCAGGTCAACATCGAATACCTGGCCCGCACGGTTATGACCCGCGAAGTTGACGGCGTCCTGCGTGCCTACCCCGACACCTGCGTCGGCACCGACTCCCACACCACCATGGTCAACGGCCTGGGCGTGCTCGGCTGGGGCGTTGGCGGCATTGAAGCCGAAGCAGCAATGCTCGGCCAGCCCGTCTCCATGCTGATCCCGCGCGTCGTCGGTTTCAAGCTGACCGGCGAGATCCCCGCCGGCGCAACGGCCACCGACGTCGTCCTGACGATCACCGAAATGCTGCGCAAGCACGGTGTGGTCGGCAAGTTCGTAGAGTTCTACGGCGAAGGTGTTGGCGCTGTTCCGCTCGCCAACCGTGCCACCATCGGCAACATGAGCCCCGAATTCGGTTCCACTGCGGCGATCTTCCCGATCGACGACGTGACGCTGGAATACCTGCGCCTCACCGGCCGGTCCGAGGAGAACGTAGCCCTCGTTGAGGCCTACGCCAAGGAACAGGGCCTCTGGCACGACCCGTCCAAGGAAATCAAGTACTCCGAGTACCTGGAACTGGACCTGTCCACCGTGGTTTCCTCCATCGCCGGCCCGAAGCGTCCGCAGGACCGCGTGGAACTGACCAACGCCAAGACGCAGTTCCGCAACGACCTCAAGAACTACGTCCACGAGACCGTAGAGGCCGAGAACGGCACCGTCGACGAGACGCTGGAAGAGACCTTCCCGGCTTCCGACGCACCCTCGTTCAACGCCAACGCCACGACCGTCGAAGACCACGACCACGACCTGGTTGCCGAGGCGGATGCTCCCGCCGAGCGTGCCACCAACTCCGTGCCGGTCACCATGGCCGACGGCCGCAGCTTCGAGCTGGACCACGGTGCAGTAACGATCGCCTCGATCACCTCCTGCACCAACACGTCCAACCCCTCCGTGATGATGGCCGCCGCCGTGCTGGCCCGCAACGCGGTGGACAAGGGCCTGGCGTCCAAGCCGTGGGTCAAGACCTCCGTGGCCCCGGGCTCGAAGGTTGTCACCGACTACTACGAGAAGTCCGGCCTGATCCCGTACCTCGAGAAGCTCGGCTTCTTCGTGGTCGGTTACGGCTGCGCCACCTGCATCGGCAACTCCGGTCCCCTCGAAGAGGAAATCTCCGAGGCGATCAACGAAGCCGACCTGGCGGTCACCGCAGTGCTTTCGGGCAACCGCAACTTCGAAGGCCGCATCAACCCGGACGTGAAGATGAACTACCTGGCCTCACCGCCGCTGGTAGTCGCCTACGCCCTGGCCGGCACCATGGACTTCGACTTCGAGAATGACCCGCTGGGGCAGGACGAAGCCGGCAACGACATCTTCCTGAAGGACATCTGGCCGAACCCGGTCGAGGTCCAGCAGATCATCGATGCCTCCATCGACCAGAAGATGTTCAGCGACAGCTACAACACCATCTTCGAAGGCGACGAGCGCTGGAAGTCCCTGCCCACTCCCGAAGGTGCAACCTTCGAGTGGGATGCGGAGTCCACGTACGTCCGGAAGCCCCCGTACTTCGAGGGCATGAAGGCTGAGCCGGAGCCCGTCTCCGACATTGAGGGCGCACGCGTCCTGCTGAAGCTGGGCGATTCGGTCACCACCGACCACATCTCCCCGGCCGGTTCCTTCAAGTCCGACACCCCGGCAGGCAAGTACCTGCTGGAGCACGGTGTGGCCCGCAAGGACTTCAACTCCTACGGCTCGCGCCGTGGCAACCACGAAGTCATGATCCGCGGCACCTTCGCCAACATCCGCATCAAGAACCAGCTGCTCGACGGCGTTGAAGGCGGTTTCACCCGTGACTTCAGCCAGGCCGACGCACCGCAGGCTGCCGTTTACGATGCCGCGATGAACTACCAGGCCGCCGGCACTCCGCTGGTTGTCCTGGCCGGCAAGGAATACGGCTCCGGTTCCTCACGTGACTGGGCCGCCAAGGGCACTGCGCTGCTGGGCGTGAAGGCAGTTGTTGCCGAGAGCTACGAGCGTATCCACCGCTCCAACCTCATCGGCATGGGCGTCCTTCCGCTGCAGTACCCGGCCGGCGTCAATGCCGAGTCCCTGGGCCTGACCGGTACGGAAACCTTCTCTGTTGAAGGCGTCACCGAACTGAACAACGGGACCACGCCCAAGACCGTCAAGGTCACGGCCACCCCCGAAAACGGCGAAGCCATCACGTTCGACGCGGTCCTCCGCATCGATACCCCGGGTGAAGCCGACTACTACCGCAACGGCGGCATCCTGCAGTACGTACTGCGTCAGATCTCCGCTAAGTAG